The following proteins are encoded in a genomic region of Sulfurimonas sp. HSL3-7:
- the rplM gene encoding 50S ribosomal protein L13, whose amino-acid sequence MKFTKIATPEQIKQDWILIDAEGKTFGRLITEVATHLRGKNKPYYTPNVDCGDYVVIVNASKAKFNGAGKLANKEYFSHSGYFGSTKSVKMTDLLENNPEKLFKLATRGMLPKTKLGRAMLKKLKVYAGAEHPHTAQISK is encoded by the coding sequence ATGAAATTTACAAAAATTGCAACACCTGAGCAGATTAAACAAGATTGGATCTTGATCGATGCTGAAGGTAAAACTTTCGGTCGTCTAATCACTGAGGTTGCAACACACCTTCGTGGTAAAAACAAACCGTACTATACGCCGAACGTTGACTGTGGTGATTACGTTGTAATCGTCAACGCTTCTAAAGCAAAATTCAACGGTGCAGGCAAGCTTGCAAACAAAGAGTACTTCTCTCACAGTGGTTACTTCGGTTCTACTAAGAGCGTTAAGATGACAGATCTTCTGGAAAACAACCCGGAAAAACTGTTCAAACTTGCAACACGCGGTATGCTTCCAAAAACGAAGCTTGGTCGTGCAATGTTGAAAAAATTAAAAGTTTACGCTGGTGCTGAGCATCCTCACACTGCGCAAATTTCTAAGTAA
- the rpsI gene encoding 30S ribosomal protein S9 — protein MSKIYATGRRKSSIAKVWLTPGTGNITINGLSLDAWLGGLEAKKLRVKQPLALTKQETSVDIVAVTLGGGFGGQADALRHGISRALVKFDDSFRAILKPEGMMTRDSRVVERKKPGKRKARRSPQFSKR, from the coding sequence ATGTCAAAAATCTACGCAACTGGACGTCGTAAATCGTCTATCGCTAAAGTATGGTTAACACCAGGTACAGGTAACATCACAATCAACGGTCTTTCACTAGACGCATGGTTGGGTGGTCTTGAAGCGAAAAAACTTCGTGTTAAACAACCGTTGGCTCTTACCAAACAAGAGACTTCTGTTGATATCGTAGCCGTTACTCTTGGTGGCGGTTTCGGTGGTCAAGCAGACGCCCTTCGTCACGGTATCTCTCGCGCACTTGTCAAATTTGACGACTCATTCCGTGCGATCTTGAAACCAGAAGGCATGATGACCCGTGATTCACGTGTTGTTGAACGTAAGAAACCAGGTAAGCGCAAAGCACGCCGTTCTCCTCAGTTCTCTAAACGTTAA
- a CDS encoding OprD family outer membrane porin: protein MKKTIILSGLLAATLYGAESLDSWFSEGKAHGNIKYYFIETNKEHSASGLESSAYANSVGGQLGYITGSLYGFTLGATFMTTNPFALPDSVDTSIIGRDNAVQKGLPAGDPVAQEGFSVLGEAYLDYQYQGVDVWYGRKTIKTPLVNAKEVRMLPSTIEGGDFSYAFENGIKIGGGYLDKFKQRTSSRFVNIVEHALGDKTEEITGHRSGNVLPSYFEWHDAHHAVRLYDYYSKDFMNTTYFDAVHNHQVNEALSWTAAVQGMHQHGVGYSRGAMDADTAAYGGKINSRFFGLKAGVNYHESSFLVAYTNVLGSRSNEHNSLVMPWDGTPLFTDMITSNDLFTSNYGKGLTSSGGYIAGTSGYKAAYTQKYDFTGVKGFKSVLSYAYYDNSNFTDAQQDINLVLAYGIGKFDLALKGIWVSNNAGNTAADADIKAGDAGASISQIDKLTQYRVIANYKF from the coding sequence ATGAAAAAAACGATCATCTTATCCGGATTGTTGGCCGCAACACTTTACGGTGCAGAGTCACTGGACTCATGGTTCAGCGAGGGCAAAGCACACGGTAATATCAAATACTATTTTATTGAGACCAATAAAGAGCACAGTGCTTCAGGTCTGGAGAGCAGTGCCTATGCCAATTCCGTCGGCGGTCAGCTGGGCTATATAACCGGAAGCCTCTACGGTTTCACTCTCGGTGCGACCTTTATGACGACCAACCCCTTCGCGTTACCGGACAGTGTCGATACCTCGATTATCGGTCGTGACAATGCCGTTCAGAAGGGTCTGCCTGCAGGTGATCCGGTAGCGCAGGAGGGTTTTTCGGTTTTAGGCGAAGCCTATCTTGACTACCAATATCAGGGCGTAGATGTCTGGTACGGTCGTAAGACCATAAAAACCCCGTTGGTCAATGCCAAAGAGGTCAGAATGTTGCCTTCGACTATTGAAGGGGGCGACTTTTCATACGCGTTCGAAAACGGCATCAAGATCGGCGGCGGTTATCTGGACAAGTTCAAGCAGCGAACCTCAAGTCGGTTTGTCAATATTGTCGAGCATGCGCTTGGCGATAAGACCGAAGAGATCACCGGTCACAGAAGCGGAAATGTCCTCCCTTCCTATTTCGAGTGGCATGATGCGCATCATGCTGTCCGCCTCTACGACTATTACTCCAAAGACTTTATGAACACGACCTATTTCGATGCGGTGCATAACCATCAGGTCAATGAAGCGCTCTCTTGGACGGCTGCTGTTCAGGGAATGCACCAGCACGGTGTCGGCTATTCTCGTGGCGCTATGGACGCAGACACAGCGGCTTACGGCGGTAAGATCAATAGCCGTTTTTTCGGTTTGAAAGCGGGTGTGAACTATCATGAAAGTTCATTCCTGGTGGCATACACTAACGTACTGGGTTCCCGTTCAAACGAGCACAACTCGCTTGTTATGCCGTGGGACGGTACGCCGCTCTTTACCGACATGATCACCTCGAACGACCTCTTTACCTCCAACTACGGAAAAGGTCTGACAAGCAGCGGCGGCTATATTGCGGGGACATCCGGTTATAAAGCGGCATACACCCAGAAGTATGACTTTACAGGCGTCAAGGGTTTCAAATCTGTTTTGTCATATGCTTATTATGACAACAGCAACTTTACCGATGCACAGCAGGACATCAACCTTGTCCTGGCATACGGCATCGGCAAGTTTGACCTGGCCCTCAAAGGGATCTGGGTCAGCAATAATGCCGGCAACACCGCTGCCGACGCCGATATAAAAGCCGGCGATGCAGGTGCATCGATCTCTCAGATCGACAAACTGACACAGTATCGTGTCATTGCAAACTACAAATTTTAA
- a CDS encoding carbonic anhydrase family protein codes for MKKTILMISAAAALMISGCASHKAEVKAHEEAEKAHGASHEKHWDYSENGPAHWEEFSKTCGTGHHQSPINIIPGKTIEMNHQYDLSLAEDVHTTAKVIDNGHSIKVTPNKGGTITLHGEKFTLLQFHFHGKSEHTVDGKRYDMVAHLVHQNPETKQLAVVAVFFEEGKNNAVLDNILGNIGAEIRVDPQDLLPEDTAHYYHYIGSLTTPPCSENVQWYLLKQPAQASKDQIEAFRKYYVDNERPVQELFDRQIESN; via the coding sequence ATGAAAAAGACAATCTTAATGATAAGTGCAGCAGCAGCGTTGATGATCAGCGGATGTGCTTCGCACAAAGCAGAAGTTAAAGCACACGAAGAGGCGGAAAAGGCACACGGTGCATCGCATGAAAAGCACTGGGACTACTCTGAAAACGGCCCGGCACACTGGGAAGAGTTCTCCAAGACCTGCGGTACGGGGCACCATCAGTCTCCGATCAACATCATCCCAGGCAAGACGATAGAGATGAACCACCAGTATGACCTATCACTGGCTGAAGATGTCCACACTACGGCCAAGGTGATCGATAACGGTCACTCTATCAAGGTGACACCTAACAAGGGTGGTACGATCACGCTTCACGGCGAAAAGTTCACGCTTTTACAGTTTCATTTTCACGGCAAAAGCGAACATACCGTCGACGGCAAACGTTATGACATGGTCGCGCACCTTGTTCACCAAAATCCGGAGACTAAACAGCTGGCCGTTGTAGCGGTCTTCTTTGAAGAGGGTAAAAATAACGCCGTTCTCGATAATATCCTGGGAAATATCGGCGCAGAGATAAGAGTTGATCCGCAAGACCTTTTACCGGAAGATACGGCACACTACTACCACTATATCGGTTCATTGACCACACCGCCGTGTTCCGAGAACGTACAGTGGTATCTGCTTAAGCAACCGGCACAGGCATCGAAAGATCAGATCGAAGCTTTCCGAAAATACTATGTCGATAATGAGCGTCCAGTACAAGAGCTGTTTGACCGTCAAATCGAGTCAAATTAA
- a CDS encoding carbonic anhydrase — MVTETLIKGNELFQKSYVKSNEKELVKLAKHGQQPKVLYIGCSDSRVIPDLIMQSKPGDLFVIRNVGNFVAPFRPDEDYHSTASAIEYAVSVLKVKDIIICGHTHCGACESLFETIDDPELIHTKHWLKLGEKAKSMALIALGHNAEKERLLRLTEQFSIITQLEHLLTYPSVQRRVDSGEVHIHGWYYDIENGNIDYYDPEKNQFLPISSLED, encoded by the coding sequence TTGGTCACTGAAACATTGATTAAAGGGAATGAGCTCTTTCAAAAAAGCTATGTTAAATCTAATGAAAAAGAGTTAGTAAAACTGGCGAAACATGGGCAGCAACCAAAGGTTCTCTATATCGGTTGTTCAGACTCGCGTGTCATTCCCGACCTGATTATGCAATCCAAACCAGGCGATCTTTTTGTCATACGCAATGTAGGAAATTTTGTTGCCCCTTTCCGACCCGATGAAGATTATCACTCCACCGCTTCGGCAATAGAGTATGCGGTCAGTGTTTTGAAAGTCAAAGATATCATCATCTGCGGGCACACACATTGCGGTGCCTGTGAAAGTCTTTTTGAGACGATAGATGATCCGGAGCTGATCCATACAAAACATTGGTTGAAACTCGGCGAAAAAGCGAAATCGATGGCGTTGATCGCTCTGGGCCATAATGCGGAGAAAGAGAGGCTTCTTCGTCTGACGGAGCAGTTCTCTATCATCACGCAATTGGAACATCTTCTGACCTACCCGTCGGTTCAGAGACGGGTCGACAGCGGTGAAGTCCATATTCATGGCTGGTATTATGATATTGAAAACGGGAATATAGACTATTATGATCCGGAAAAAAATCAATTTTTACCGATCAGTAGTTTGGAAGATTAG
- a CDS encoding peptide-binding protein → MKQLLFLLFPLFLAASTLHLSTSSNPSRINPILATDAASSEIAGHIFNGLVKYDKDGKQIIGDLAENFYFEDNVTLVFKLRDGVKWQDGAPFSAQDVLFTYELINSPQVVSPYTSNFRMVKSVEIVNDLTLRVVYTKPYFKALELWMSGVLPYHLLKDEKRIMSSDFNTHPVGTGPYRLSKLEFSKNIELDAYSEYFEHRPKIDKIIYHVVPDANTRFLMLKTKKVDIGTLEAIQIERQIEKSFFNDFKVIEEIAHAYTYLGFNLRHKKFQDPRVREALSLAVDREELVDILFMGHGQVCTGPFLPGGPAFNSEVKAPVPDLERAVALLKEAGYDKNNPLSFEIATSNSSPIRPYAAEILQHQLAKAGVEVTLRVMEWQAFLNTVVFPREFETVLLGWSLSLSPDPYLLWHSESDKQGGFNFIGYHNKKVDKLIETMQGTVERDRLAKIQQEIFADVVNDNPYMFLFIPNAITVVDKKIKYIEPAINGIWHNYIEWEIE, encoded by the coding sequence TTGAAACAACTGCTGTTTTTACTTTTTCCACTCTTTTTGGCTGCTTCGACCCTCCATCTGAGCACCTCTTCCAACCCGTCGCGGATTAATCCCATTTTGGCGACCGATGCAGCTAGTTCGGAGATCGCAGGCCACATCTTCAACGGCTTGGTCAAATATGATAAAGACGGTAAGCAGATTATCGGGGATCTGGCAGAGAACTTCTATTTTGAAGACAATGTCACGCTTGTATTTAAACTGCGCGACGGGGTTAAATGGCAAGACGGGGCACCCTTTAGCGCACAAGATGTGCTTTTTACCTATGAACTGATCAATTCACCTCAGGTGGTCTCACCCTATACGTCGAACTTCCGCATGGTAAAATCGGTGGAGATTGTGAATGACCTAACGTTAAGGGTCGTCTATACAAAACCCTATTTTAAAGCACTTGAGCTATGGATGAGCGGTGTTTTGCCCTACCATCTGCTTAAAGATGAGAAGCGTATTATGAGCTCGGACTTTAATACCCATCCTGTCGGAACGGGCCCTTACCGCTTAAGCAAACTTGAATTCTCTAAAAATATTGAGCTCGATGCCTATAGCGAGTACTTTGAACACCGACCCAAAATCGATAAGATCATCTATCATGTTGTTCCCGATGCGAATACACGTTTTTTGATGCTCAAGACAAAAAAGGTGGATATCGGCACACTTGAAGCAATACAGATTGAACGGCAGATAGAGAAGAGTTTTTTCAATGATTTCAAGGTGATCGAAGAGATCGCACATGCCTACACCTACCTGGGGTTTAACCTCAGACACAAGAAGTTTCAAGATCCGCGTGTGCGCGAAGCACTCTCTTTGGCTGTTGACAGAGAGGAACTGGTCGATATTTTGTTTATGGGACACGGGCAGGTCTGCACGGGGCCGTTCCTGCCGGGCGGTCCAGCGTTTAACAGCGAGGTCAAAGCGCCTGTCCCCGATTTAGAACGCGCTGTTGCACTCTTAAAAGAGGCGGGATATGATAAAAACAACCCGCTCAGCTTCGAGATAGCCACGTCAAATTCAAGTCCGATCCGTCCGTATGCAGCAGAGATCCTGCAGCATCAGCTTGCCAAGGCGGGTGTTGAGGTAACGCTTCGTGTGATGGAGTGGCAGGCTTTTTTAAATACGGTGGTTTTTCCCAGAGAGTTTGAGACAGTACTGCTCGGCTGGTCACTCTCCCTTTCGCCTGATCCCTATCTCTTATGGCACAGTGAAAGCGACAAGCAGGGCGGTTTTAATTTTATCGGCTATCACAACAAGAAAGTGGATAAGTTGATCGAAACGATGCAGGGAACTGTTGAGCGGGATAGACTTGCAAAGATCCAGCAGGAGATCTTTGCGGATGTGGTGAATGACAACCCCTATATGTTTCTGTTTATCCCTAACGCGATTACCGTAGTCGATAAAAAGATCAAGTATATCGAACCAGCGATAAACGGTATTTGGCACAATTACATAGAGTGGGAAATAGAGTAG
- a CDS encoding HAD family hydrolase produces the protein MTILFDLDGTLIDSTEAILESFHNSFDLHKHPHPKDEEIKALIGHPLDVMYAELGIEEAKVWDFVHTYKEHYREISTQKTVLLPEAIEAVEEAKKFARLGIVTTKTGKYSRVLMEHFGLMHHFDVLIGREDVQNPKPHAEPIDRAIAQMQGVKEKCWMIGDTRLDIASANNAGIKSIGVLSGYDNLEQLQTLTNIIENNALQAVKYIAKLA, from the coding sequence TTGACAATTTTATTTGATTTAGACGGGACGCTTATCGATTCGACGGAAGCGATATTGGAGAGTTTTCATAACTCATTTGATCTGCATAAACATCCCCATCCCAAGGATGAAGAGATCAAGGCATTGATAGGGCATCCATTGGATGTGATGTATGCAGAGTTGGGCATCGAAGAAGCGAAGGTCTGGGACTTTGTCCACACCTATAAAGAGCATTATCGCGAGATATCAACACAGAAAACAGTACTCCTGCCTGAAGCGATAGAAGCTGTTGAAGAGGCCAAGAAATTTGCCCGTCTCGGAATCGTTACGACCAAGACCGGAAAATACTCTCGCGTACTGATGGAACATTTCGGATTGATGCACCATTTTGATGTATTGATCGGTCGAGAAGATGTCCAAAACCCGAAGCCTCATGCCGAACCGATAGACAGAGCAATAGCGCAGATGCAGGGAGTAAAAGAAAAATGCTGGATGATAGGCGATACCCGTCTGGACATTGCTTCTGCTAACAACGCGGGGATCAAGAGCATCGGGGTTCTGAGCGGTTATGATAATCTGGAGCAATTACAAACATTAACTAATATTATCGAAAATAATGCTCTACAAGCTGTCAAATACATCGCAAAACTGGCATAA
- a CDS encoding pyruvate flavodoxin oxidoreductase subunit gamma gives MLEIRWHSRAGQGAVTGAKGLADVISTTGKHVQAFAFYGSAKRGAAMTAYNRVDEAPIMNHEKYMEPDYVFVIDPALVYTTDVTVNAKENTVFIITTHMSTEELVASQPKLEGKTVYTVDCIKIAQETIGRAIPNTPMLGAFMKISKMYDIEFFKESMQRILAKLPQKIVDANMLAIQRAYDEVK, from the coding sequence ATGCTAGAGATTAGATGGCACAGTCGTGCGGGTCAGGGTGCGGTAACTGGTGCCAAAGGTTTAGCTGATGTTATTTCAACAACAGGGAAGCATGTTCAAGCATTCGCATTTTACGGCTCTGCAAAACGCGGTGCGGCAATGACAGCCTATAACCGCGTCGATGAAGCACCAATCATGAATCATGAAAAATATATGGAACCTGATTATGTCTTTGTAATCGATCCGGCTCTTGTTTATACAACTGATGTTACGGTTAATGCAAAAGAGAACACGGTATTTATTATTACAACACATATGAGTACGGAAGAACTGGTCGCATCTCAACCAAAACTTGAAGGTAAGACAGTCTACACGGTTGACTGCATCAAGATCGCACAAGAGACTATCGGCCGTGCTATTCCAAACACACCAATGTTAGGTGCATTTATGAAGATCTCTAAGATGTATGACATCGAGTTTTTTAAAGAAAGTATGCAAAGAATTCTTGCAAAACTGCCACAGAAGATTGTTGACGCAAATATGCTTGCTATCCAACGTGCGTATGATGAAGTGAAATAA
- a CDS encoding 4Fe-4S dicluster-binding protein yields MQNNGWDEFEIGAMLRSFDGEVKDIATTPQEDRNYSSNNSFTASVADWRIEKPIFNKDYCIDCQFCWIYCPDISIISRDKKMIGIDMDHCKGCGICVEVCPTNPKSLLMFPEQADEEAELAGWPEKDKGEK; encoded by the coding sequence ATGCAAAATAACGGATGGGATGAATTTGAAATCGGCGCTATGCTTCGTTCATTTGACGGAGAAGTCAAAGATATCGCGACAACACCTCAAGAAGATCGTAATTACTCAAGTAATAACTCGTTTACAGCGAGTGTAGCAGACTGGCGTATTGAAAAACCGATATTCAACAAAGATTACTGTATTGATTGTCAATTTTGTTGGATCTATTGTCCCGATATTTCAATTATTTCTCGTGACAAGAAGATGATCGGTATCGATATGGATCACTGTAAAGGATGCGGCATCTGTGTAGAGGTTTGTCCTACAAACCCTAAATCACTATTGATGTTCCCGGAACAAGCAGATGAAGAGGCAGAACTTGCTGGTTGGCCTGAGAAAGATAAAGGGGAAAAATAA
- a CDS encoding 2-oxoacid:ferredoxin oxidoreductase subunit alpha codes for MAFDKMELRDVEVWDGNFAAAQAMRQVQIDVVAAYPITPSTPIVEGYAKFLADGYVEGEFVMVESEHAAMSGCIGASAAGGRVATATSSQGFALMVETLYQASGMRLPIILNVVNRALAAPLNVNGDHSDMYLGRDSGWIQLDAYSPQEAYDLNFIAFRVAEDHDVRLPCMVHQDGFMTSHTAQGVNTLTDDQAYGFVGDFKPMNDMLDFDHPVTHGVQTEEDWHFEHKARQHNDLMTKVLPKVQAAFDDFEALTGRKYNIVESYDMDDADVAVICMGTSVETAREVAKEMRTQGIKAGVVGLRVFRPFPFEQIKEALKGAKAIATLDRSSPNGAPGALFNEIAGTLYNTESRALLSGYVYGLGGRDLTKQHLVDLYTELQANVDAGKVTTPLQQFIGVRGPKLAFL; via the coding sequence ATGGCATTTGATAAAATGGAATTACGTGACGTTGAAGTATGGGACGGTAACTTTGCCGCGGCGCAAGCTATGCGCCAAGTACAGATCGATGTCGTTGCAGCATATCCGATTACGCCGTCAACACCGATTGTTGAAGGTTATGCAAAGTTTTTAGCTGACGGTTATGTCGAAGGCGAATTTGTAATGGTTGAGTCTGAACATGCTGCTATGTCAGGATGTATCGGTGCTTCTGCTGCCGGTGGGCGTGTCGCAACAGCGACGTCAAGTCAAGGTTTTGCCTTGATGGTTGAAACGTTGTACCAGGCATCCGGTATGCGTTTGCCGATCATCCTTAACGTTGTTAACCGCGCACTTGCGGCACCGCTTAATGTTAATGGTGACCACTCTGACATGTACCTGGGCCGCGATAGCGGTTGGATTCAGCTTGATGCGTACTCTCCGCAAGAAGCATACGACTTGAACTTTATCGCTTTTAGAGTAGCTGAAGATCATGATGTACGTCTTCCATGTATGGTTCACCAGGATGGTTTCATGACGTCACACACGGCACAAGGTGTAAATACGTTGACTGATGATCAAGCGTACGGTTTTGTCGGAGACTTTAAACCGATGAACGATATGCTTGACTTTGACCACCCGGTTACTCACGGTGTTCAGACGGAAGAAGATTGGCACTTTGAGCACAAAGCGCGTCAGCACAATGACCTGATGACAAAAGTACTGCCAAAAGTTCAAGCTGCGTTTGATGACTTTGAAGCATTGACAGGCCGCAAATACAACATTGTTGAATCGTATGATATGGACGATGCAGATGTTGCTGTTATCTGTATGGGTACTTCGGTTGAGACAGCGCGTGAAGTTGCCAAGGAGATGCGTACACAAGGTATAAAAGCAGGTGTCGTCGGTCTTCGTGTATTCCGTCCATTCCCGTTTGAACAGATTAAAGAAGCACTTAAGGGTGCTAAAGCGATCGCTACACTTGACCGTTCATCTCCAAATGGCGCACCGGGTGCTCTTTTCAACGAGATTGCAGGAACACTTTACAATACTGAGAGTCGTGCACTTCTTTCCGGTTATGTTTACGGTCTTGGCGGGCGTGATTTGACTAAACAACACCTTGTTGACCTTTACACGGAACTTCAGGCGAATGTTGATGCCGGTAAAGTAACAACACCACTACAACAGTTTATCGGCGTTCGCGGTCCGAAACTGGCATTTTTATAG
- a CDS encoding thiamine pyrophosphate-dependent enzyme, whose product MSEIKKIKNLKEFSTSADRFEGANLLCPGCAHSIIVREVLNATNDDLVLAASTGCLEVCTAVYPYTSWDASWIHIGFENGSTAVAGAEAMHKALKTKGRLKQPDRNPKFVAFGGDGASYDIGFQWISGCFERGHDMMYVVLDNEVYANTGGQRSSSTPIGSSATTSPAGRVSYGEKQNKKDMMAIMAAHGSPYVAQVSPNKWKDMVKKIQHGMSVEGPVFINAVSACTTEWKFAPEDTMAITDLATDSLVFPLYEIINGTELNITYRPKNVVPVEEYLAAQGRFKHLFKDEYKYLIKEWQERVDAKWDYLQRREEARV is encoded by the coding sequence ATGAGTGAAATTAAAAAAATTAAAAACTTAAAAGAGTTCTCGACATCAGCGGACCGTTTCGAAGGTGCAAACCTTCTTTGTCCGGGATGTGCGCACTCTATTATTGTACGTGAAGTACTGAATGCAACGAATGATGATCTGGTTCTTGCAGCATCAACGGGTTGTCTTGAAGTATGTACAGCGGTTTACCCATATACATCGTGGGATGCTTCATGGATTCATATCGGCTTTGAAAATGGATCGACTGCTGTTGCCGGTGCAGAAGCAATGCACAAAGCACTTAAAACGAAAGGGCGATTGAAACAACCGGATCGCAACCCTAAGTTTGTTGCTTTTGGTGGTGATGGTGCCTCTTATGATATCGGTTTCCAATGGATTTCAGGATGTTTTGAACGTGGTCATGACATGATGTACGTTGTACTTGACAATGAAGTCTATGCGAACACAGGCGGGCAGCGTTCATCGTCTACACCGATCGGTTCATCTGCTACAACATCACCTGCAGGTCGCGTTAGTTACGGTGAAAAGCAGAACAAAAAAGATATGATGGCCATTATGGCGGCACACGGTTCGCCATACGTTGCGCAAGTCTCTCCAAATAAATGGAAAGATATGGTCAAGAAGATCCAACACGGTATGTCAGTAGAAGGTCCGGTATTTATCAATGCCGTTTCAGCCTGTACAACGGAATGGAAATTTGCCCCTGAAGATACAATGGCAATTACGGACCTTGCAACCGATTCCCTCGTATTCCCGCTGTATGAGATCATCAACGGGACAGAGCTGAACATCACGTACCGTCCTAAAAATGTTGTACCGGTAGAAGAATACCTTGCTGCACAGGGCCGTTTCAAGCACCTTTTCAAAGATGAATACAAATATCTTATTAAAGAGTGGCAAGAGCGCGTAGATGCAAAATGGGACTATCTGCAACGCCGCGAAGAAGCACGCGTTTAA
- the lsrK gene encoding autoinducer-2 kinase, translated as MSQGYFLTIDAGTGSGRAVIFDTLGNQVGIGQQEWTHLSEEGVANSMGFDYQTNWTILSSCIQKAIDTAGIKAEAIKAVTATSMREGIVLYDREGKELFGVANVDARADREVTELKREFAGSEERFYTQSGQTYALGALPRLLWLKRNRPHLYEKTASMNMISDWVLTKLSGVIASEPSNAGTSGIFSLEKRQWVPEMAKKLGLKDDIFPPVYESGAVIGEVTRRASEETGLAAGTPVVTGGGDVQLGSAGLGVVEAGEVAVLGGTFWQQLVNMPTAKTDPNMDIRINPHVIPGISQAEGITFFSGLVMRWFRDALCQSEVSDAKRRGIDPYAYLEELASNVPVGANGILPIFSDVMHYGRWYHAAPSFLNLSLDPAIASKGAMFRSLEENAAIVSMLNLEAIFRFTGVQNESITFAGGASKGTLWSQILADVTGKEVKIPNVNEATSLGGAFACGVATGEYKSIAEAAKNLVQWDKCYNPDTQNHAKYREVASRWQAAYASQLKLVDQEITTSMWRAPGL; from the coding sequence ATGAGCCAGGGCTATTTTTTAACGATTGATGCGGGGACAGGAAGCGGACGAGCAGTAATATTTGATACTCTTGGTAATCAGGTGGGGATAGGCCAGCAGGAGTGGACGCATCTGAGCGAGGAGGGTGTTGCAAACTCAATGGGGTTTGACTATCAGACCAATTGGACAATTCTCTCTTCATGTATCCAAAAAGCGATCGATACAGCGGGTATTAAAGCCGAAGCGATCAAAGCGGTCACAGCGACAAGTATGCGTGAAGGGATCGTCCTTTATGACAGGGAAGGCAAAGAACTGTTCGGGGTAGCCAATGTGGATGCGAGAGCTGACAGGGAGGTGACTGAACTCAAAAGAGAGTTTGCCGGCAGTGAAGAACGCTTTTATACCCAAAGTGGTCAGACCTATGCGCTCGGTGCGTTGCCCCGGTTGTTGTGGTTGAAGCGAAACAGACCGCACCTTTATGAAAAGACAGCTTCAATGAACATGATCAGCGACTGGGTTCTGACGAAGCTCTCCGGCGTGATCGCGAGTGAGCCCTCGAATGCCGGAACATCGGGTATCTTCTCGCTTGAAAAGCGTCAATGGGTACCGGAGATGGCAAAAAAGTTGGGATTAAAAGATGATATTTTCCCACCGGTATACGAGAGCGGAGCGGTCATCGGCGAGGTGACAAGAAGAGCATCGGAAGAGACAGGACTTGCAGCGGGGACGCCGGTAGTGACGGGCGGCGGTGATGTGCAGTTGGGTTCAGCCGGTCTCGGTGTTGTCGAAGCGGGCGAAGTTGCGGTCCTTGGCGGCACCTTCTGGCAGCAGCTGGTGAATATGCCGACGGCCAAGACAGATCCCAATATGGATATCCGTATCAACCCGCACGTCATCCCCGGTATTTCGCAGGCGGAGGGGATCACCTTCTTCTCGGGACTGGTGATGCGCTGGTTCAGGGACGCTCTGTGCCAGAGTGAGGTGTCAGACGCCAAGAGAAGAGGGATCGACCCTTATGCCTATCTCGAAGAGCTGGCTTCAAATGTGCCTGTCGGTGCCAACGGGATACTGCCCATCTTCTCGGATGTTATGCATTACGGCAGATGGTACCATGCCGCTCCCTCTTTTTTGAACCTCTCTCTCGATCCCGCGATCGCCTCGAAAGGAGCGATGTTCCGTTCGCTTGAGGAGAACGCGGCTATCGTCTCGATGCTCAACCTTGAGGCGATCTTCCGTTTTACCGGGGTGCAGAACGAGAGTATCACCTTTGCCGGCGGTGCAAGCAAGGGCACTTTGTGGTCTCAGATCCTGGCCGATGTCACAGGCAAAGAGGTGAAAATCCCGAATGTAAACGAAGCGACGTCGCTCGGCGGTGCCTTTGCCTGCGGTGTTGCAACGGGCGAGTATAAAAGCATTGCCGAAGCGGCAAAAAATCTGGTGCAGTGGGATAAATGCTACAACCCTGATACTCAGAACCATGCAAAATACCGGGAGGTCGCCAGTCGGTGGCAGGCAGCATACGCTTCGCAGCTGAAACTGGTCGATCAGGAAATCACAACGTCGATGTGGAGAGCCCCCGGGCTGTAG